A window of Micromonospora sp. WMMC415 genomic DNA:
CGGCGGGGGCTCCAGCCGGCTGATCGCCTCGGTCAGCGCCGTCAGCTGGGCGGTCAGATCGGCCACCCGGAGGACCACCTCGCGGCGTACCGCCGCCGGGTCGACCACGTCGAGCCGGGGCGCGTCTGCAGAGGTGACGCCGTCGTGCCACTGCGGCCCGGTCCCGTGGCCGAGGGCGAGCTCCAGGTCGGACAGGTCCTCGGCGTCGCGGTCCGTCACGTCGACGCCCAGCCGGGCCTCCACCGCGTCCGGTTCGTACATCTCCTCGACCAGGCGCAGGTAGAGCTCGTTGGGGTTGGGCAGGTCCACCACCCGGCGCAGGACGTTGCGCCGGCTCGCCGACTCCAACTGGAAGGTGCCGTAGTTGAGCAGTCGGCCGAGCGGGGACTGGACGTAGCGCATGTCGGTCACCCGCAGCAGCGGGATCATGCCCACCCGGCGGACGAACACGCCTTCGGTCGACATCAGCCGCTTGTTCGTGATCACGAACCGGCCCAGGTACCAGCCCAGGACGCGGTGCGCGGTCAGCAGCACCGCGCCCACCAGCACCGCGGCGATGACCCAGCCCGTGTAGCGGGGGTTGACGCGTTGCTGGGCGACCAGCACGCCGAGGACGGCGTAGACCGCGACGACGCCGACGCTCTTCACCGGGTGGATCCAGTGCCGGCGCCACTCGCCCCGGTACCGCTCGGTCGGGAACAGGTACCGGGCGACGCCGGGGGTCGGTTCGTCCTCCAGCGGGAGGACCCGCCGGGCGCCCAGCAGGTCGTCGGCCACCTCTCCGCCGGGCTCCCGGCCGGCGAGCCGGCGCAGCCGGGTGAGTACGGCGTCGGCGAGGAACCCCAGCCCGGTGCCGAGCTTGAAGAGCTTGCCGGGCCGCTCGTTGATGATGGCCGCGTGCTCCTCGGCGCGGATCTCCGCCCGCTCGTGGTCGTCCGGGTAGTGCAGCCGGGCCGACCAGGTGACCAGCTTGCGGCCGAGCCACGGCGACAGGTCGGTCATCTCGTTGACGATCAGCCCCAGCACCAGCGCCAGGACGACCTCGACCGTGCCCACCGGGTCAGCCCGCCGGCGTGGGGTGTGCGTCGCGGCCGAAGCCGGGAGCCGGGCGGGGGCGCGCCGGCGGCGTCCGGACCGGCGCCGGGACCTCGCGACGGGCGGCCTCGGCGCCGCTCGGGGTCAGGCGGTAGTACCGCCGCCGTGGTCGGACCGGTGAGTCGGCGGCCCGCCGCTCCCACGAGCCGGTGATCCAGCCGGCGTCCTCCAGCTGGTCGAGCACCGCGTAGACGGTCGGGCCCGAGCGCCGCACCGACCGCATGATCTGCCAGCCGTGCACCTCGGTCTGTTGATCCCACGCCTCGAGCAGGAGCCCGAGCACGTCGAGCAGGGCGCTGGTGATCCGGGGCCGGGCCATGTCCCATTCTAGGGACGACCCACCACAGTGGAAGGTGTCGGCAATCGGACGGCACGGCGGCGCGCGCGGCGCGGGCAGGACCCGACCGGCCCAGGAGTCCTACAGCCGCCCCGGCGTCAACGGCGGCGCCGCTCCACCACCCGGAGAGTGTTGCAGACGTCGGCGACGCCGGGCACGTCCCAGACGAGTTCCCCGGCGGTCTTGCGGGCCTGCACATCGGCGACCGTGCCGGCGAGGATCACCACCCGGTTCTGCACCGTCACCGTGATCTGCTGACGGCGGGTCGACCAGTCGATGCTGAGCCGCTGCGCGGCCAGCGCCGCCAGTCGCGTGTCCTCGTCGTCCGGCTGCGGCGGGTCCCACGCCGGGTGGAACGGGTCGTTCTCGGGCAGGGGCCAGGGCATGACCATGTCGGTGTCCTCATCCTTGGTTCGGGGGGCGCGGTGCCGCCGGGCACCGGGCGGCGCGGCGCTCCGCTCAGACAAGCACCTCGGGCTCGGTGGCGCTGCCGGACCGGGGCGGAACCACCGGAAACGCGGCCTGCAGACGCATCGTGTGCAGCACGGTCAGCACGAACCGGGAGGGGGCGTGCAGGCACAGCTCCATGCCCCGCTGGCGGGCCTCCTGCCGGGCGCGGACCAGCAGCCCGAGGCCGGCCGAGTCGATGTGCTCGACGGTGGAGAGGTCGACCGTCACCCGGCCGGCGTGTTCCTCCGCCGCGGCCAGTGCCGCGCGCAGCGCGTCGGTCTCCGCCTCGGCGGCGGCCGGCACCGGATCGTCGACCTCGTCGAGGTCGTCGATCCCGAGGGGGTGCGGGCCGGCCGCCGCCGAACCGGGGGTGGGGAGGGGAGTGCAGCGTGGGCAGCGGTGCGGGCCGGTCGCGAACGGGGATCCGGTCCACCCGTGCTCGGACACCAGGGTCCAGACGACCTCGGCGTCGGGCAGGACGACGGCGGTGCTCGCGGCCGTGTCGCCGCAGCCGTCGCAGATCAGGGTCATCACGTGCTCGTCCGGCACGACGGTCATCGGCCCTTCCCTTCCTGGTCCGCCGGCACCGTGGTCGGGTCGATGGCGGATCGCCACCGGGTCGTGGCGTGGCCTGTCGGGCGCGGGGCCCGTCCCGCCGTGACGAGGGCGAGCAGGACCGCGGTGCCGGCGAAGCCGGCCTGGACAGCCAGCCGGAGCGGGCTGGGTGCGGCGACGTCGACCCCGGCGACCCGGGCGCTGATGGTGCCGAGCAGGGCGGCGCCGACGCCCACCGCCAGGGTCAGCCAGACCGGGGCGACCGGCCGCCCGGGCAGGACGAGCCGCCCGAACGCGCCGACGGCGAGGCCGACGACGAGGGCGTGGACGAGTGCGTCGCCGGTCATCGTCGCGTCCCTTCGGGCATGTCCTTCACCCTTCAAGGGGCTCTTGTAGCGGCCGGCGCAGTTGCATGACAGTCGTGTGACAAATTCCCCGGCGGGACACCGGAGGTGGGCACCTGCCCTGGTGGCAGGGATGATTCCGGTATGACGGCCGTACTGGTGATCGAGGACGACGACCGCATCCGGCTGGCGCTGCTGCTCGCGCTGGAGGAGGAGGGGTACGCCGCGCGCGGCGCGGCGACCGCCGAGGAGGGGCTGCGCCTCCAGCGTTCGGAGCCCGCGGACTACGTGCTGGTCGACCTGATGCTGCCGGGCATCGACGGGTTCGAGTGCATCCGGCAGCTGCGGCGGGACGACGACGTCCCGATCGTGGTGGTCAGCGCCCGGGACGACACCCACGACATCGTCGCCGCGCTGGAGGCCGGCGCCGACGACTACGTGGTCAAGCCGGTCGCGATCAAGGAGCTGTCGGCCCGGCTGCGGGCGCTGCGCCGCCGGGCTCGCGCCCTGACCGGACCGGTGCCGGTGCAGGTCATCGGTGACCTGGAGATCAGCCCCGACGCGGGGGAGGTACGCCGGGCGGGGCAGCCGGTGCCGCTGACCCGGACCGAGTTCCGGCTGCTCTGCGAGCTCGCCGAGCACGCCGGCCGGGTGCTGTCCCGGCAGCAGCTGCTCCAGCGGGTCTGGGGGTACGACACCGGCGACGAGCGCCTCGTCGACGTGCACGTCGGGCGGCTGCGGCAGAAGATCGAGGCGGAACCGGGCAACCCGCGGCACCTGGTCACCCTGCGCGGGCTCGGCTACAAGCTGCAGCGATGAGACGGCTCGGGCTCCGCGCGCGGGTGACCGCCGGGTTCGCCGTCGGCGCCGCGCTGCTGGCCGCGTCGATGGCGTTGATCTCGTACGACCTGACCCGGCGGTCCCTGCTGGACGAGCGGGAACGCACCGCGGTGCGGGCGGCGTACTTCGACGCGGCGGTGGTGCGTACCGGGCTGGACACCGAGCGACCCGACGTCGCCGAGGTGCTGCGGTCACTGGACACCGGCAGCGCCCGACGCCCGCTGCTGCACCTGGACGGCTCCTGGTATGCGCGGACCGCGGAAACCGCCGCCACCGGCGTCCCCGAGGCGCTGCACGAGCGGGTGCGCGCCGGCCGGCCCGCGGTGCAGCGGGTCCGGCTGGCCGGGCAGCCCACCCTGCTGGTCGGTGTGCCGCTGTCCGAGCGGGCGACCTACTACGAGCTGACCTCGCTGCGCGAGCTGGAGGAGACCTTCCAGGTGCTCGCCCTGGCGCTGACCGCCGTGGCGATCATGGTGGCCGGGTCCGGCGCGGCCTTCGGCTGGTACGCGACGCGGCACAGCCTGCGCCCGTTGACGGCGGTCGCGGACGCCGCCGAGAAGATCGCCGCCGGGGACTTCACCACCCGCCTGGCCCCGGCCACCGACCCCGACCTGACCCGGCTGTCGACCTCGTTCAACGACATGGTCGACCAACTGGCCCGGCGGATCGAGCGGGACCGCCGCTTCGCCGCCGACGTGAGCCACGAGCTGCGCTCGCCGCTGCAGACCCTCTCCGCCGCGGCGAGCGTCCTCACCAGGCGCCGCGATCACCACGACGAACGGACGGCCACCGCGGCGGGGCTGGTGGCCGACGAGATCGACCGCTTCCAGCAACTCGTCAACGACCTCATCGAGCTCGCCCGCGCCGACCAGCCCGCACAGCGGGAACACGTGGACGTGGCGGCGCTCGCCCGCGAGGTGTGCCGCACCCGGACGCTCCCCGAGGACCTGGTGCGGGTCGAGCCGGACACGCCGGCCGACTGGCGGGTCGACCGGCGGCGTACCGAGCAGCTGCTGGTGAACCTGCTCGACAACGCGGACCGGTACGGCGGCGGTCCGGTCGCGGTGCGCCTGTCGGTCGACGCCGGCACCGGCGTGATCGAGGTGGACGACGCGGGCGCGGGCGTACCGGAGGAGGACCGCGACGGCATCTTCGACCGCTTCGTCCGCGGTCGCGCCGCCCACGCCCGCGCCGGGACCGACGGCACCGGCCTCGGCCTGGCCATCGTCGCGCAGCACGCCGCCGCGCACGGCGGGCGCGCGACGGTGGGGGACCGGCCCGGCGGTGGCGCCCGCTTCCGGGTGGAGCTGCCCGGGAGCGTCGGGTGACCGCGCGCGCGGCGGCGGCCGTCCTGCTCGCCCTGCTCCTCGCCGGCTGCGGCGTCCCCACCGACGACGGGCCACGCGCCGTGGAGGTGCCGCCCGGTCCGTTCCCCACACCGGGCACGGCCACCTCGACCGTGCCGGCCGGTCAGGTGGACGAGGTGCTGTGCTTCCTCCGGGACGACCGCCTCGTGCCCGTGGTCCGGCGGATCGACACGCCGCCGAGGTTGGACGAGCAACTCCAGCACCTGCTCGCCGGCCCGAACCAGGCCGAGCGCGACAACGGCCTGACCACCGCGCTGCCCGGCGGGGTCACCGTGGCGGGTGTGCGGCTCGCCGGCGCCCGGGCCGAGGTCGAGGTGCCCGAGGCGGGCGACGAGATCGGTCGCAGCGACGAGATCCTCGCCTTCGGACAGATCGTGTGCACCCTGACCGCCCGCGCGGAGGTCGACTCGGTGTCGTTCCTGCGCGACGGGCAGCCGCTCGGGGTGCCCCGCGCCGACGGGTCGCTGTCGCTGGCGCCCCTCACCGCCGCCGACTACGCCGAGCTGACCCGCCCCGGCTGAGGTCCCCGCGGGGGACCGTCGGGCGGTTTCATCCGCGGTCGTCGGCAGTCGGGCGGACGGCGGTCGCGGCGCCGCGGACCGGCGCCGCCGGCCGGCCGCCCCGGCGCAGGACCCGCCACATCACCGACGGCCGCATGATCGCCTGGGGCGGGTCGATGAGGCCGGCCACCCGCAGGAACGCCTCGGTGACCCGCGCGTCCCTGGTGGCCGCGGCCTGCACCCGCGCCAGGTAACTGTTGGCGATCCGCACCATCAGGCCACGCCGGCCCTCGGCACCGGGGTGGGCGAGGTCGCCGCCCGCCGCGACCTCCCACGGCGCGTCCAGGAGCCGGGCGACGTCGGCGAAGAACCGGCCCGGACGCGGTGCCGCCGTGGCGGCCAGGTGCCGGCGCAGCAGCAGCGCCTCCAGCGCGGCGACCGTCATGCCCTGGCCGTAGACGGGGTTGAAGGTGCACAGCGCGTCGCCGACCACGAGCAGCCCGTCGGGTACGCGGGGCAGCCGCTCGTACCGCCGGCGGACGCTCGCCGGAAACCGGAAGGAGACCGGCTCGTCGAGGAACTCGGCGTCCCGTACCGCGTCGATGACGTCGGGCACCGGCAGCGACTGCGCGTACGCGAGGAAGCCGTCCCGGTCGGTCGGCGGCTCGTCGCCGAGGACGCCGGTCAGCGAGAGCAGCCCCCGGTTCTCGCCGAGCGTGGCCAGGAACGCCCCGCGCGGGTGGGCCGGCGTGGCGACCGGGTTGATCGAGACGTCGCCGTGGAACGGGTCGTCGCGGAACCGGAACCGGGCGCTCGTGTACGTCAGCCCGATCTTGACCCGCTCCTCCGGAACCGCCGGGTACCCCAGCTCGGCCAGCCAGGTCGGGGTCCGCGAGCCGCGGCCCGTCGCGTCCACCACCAGGTCGGCGTCGAGCACCTCCGGGGTGCCCGCGTCCCGGCGGTGGATCCGGACGCCGGTGATCCGGGTGCCGTCCGTGGCGGCGACCGGCGCGACGACGTCGGTGCCGTCGATCAGCCGTACCCCGGACAGGCCGAGGACCTTACGCCGCACCAGGGCCTCGATCCCCGGCCGCCAGCCCCCGACCACCAGCAGGCCGGTCTCCGCCGGCGCCAGGCGGCGGCCGTCGAAGTACCAGCGGATCCGGGTGCCCAGGTCACCGGAGCGCATGCCCGAGGCGGTCAGTTCGGCGGTGAAGCCCGGGAAGATCTCCTCGATGGCCCGCTGCCCGCGGGCGAGCAGCCCGTGCAGGTGCCGGCCCTGCGGGACCCCGCGGCGCGGGGCCGTCCCGTCGGCCAACCGGTCCCGGTCCACCAGGACCACCTCCCGGTACGCCTCCGCGAGCACCTTCGCGGCGAACAGGCCGGCCATGCTTGCGCCCAGGACGACCGCCCGGTCCCTCGGGGTCCCGCTCATCGCCTCTCCCTCCGTTCCCACCGGGCGGACCCTCCGCCCGCGTACCGCCGGTCCGGTGTGGTCAGTTCGCCGACGTGACCGGCGCGACCGGCGCGACCGGCGTGGCCGTCCCGGTGGCCCAACCGGGCAGCGCGTCAGAGACGGCCGGCTGCTCCGGCACCGTCCGCGGCGCTTCCGCGCCGGGATCGACCGGGGCGCGGCCCAGCCGGGGCCGCAGCCGCATGGCCGGCCGCTCGACGAGGAACCAGCTCGCCGTCGCCGTCACCACGCTGGCGCCGAGGATCGTCGCCGTCACCAGCCAGAAGTTGCCCGTCCCCAGCGGCGTGCCGGTGAGGCCGAAGAAGAGCCACAGGTGGAAGACGTGCCAGAGGAAGACCCCGTAGGAGATCCGGCCGAGGAAGGCCACCACCGGGTTCGACAGCACGGCGCGCATGTACCGGGGACGCCCGGTCGGCAGGGCCAGCGGTGCCACCGCCAGCACCGCGATCGCCAGGTAGAGGGTGTGGTCGACCATGGCCGCGCCGAGCGGCGGGTAGTTCATCTCGTTCGGGCCGCTGACCGGCGAGCAGGCCAGCGCGTACGCGGCCAGCGCACCGAGCCACGCCACGCCGGGGAAGCGGCCGAGGAACCGGTACACCGCCGGCTGCCGCTCGGGTGCCACCTCGGCGACCGCCGACAGGGTCGCCAGGACCATGCCGGCCGCCAGGTAGCCCACGTACTCGGTGGGCCACAAATGCTGGGCCGGGAAGGCGCCCATGGACGGCAGGTGGTGGTAGGCGGCGAAGGCGGCGCCGACGAGCACGACGCCGCCCAGCGGCAGGACGATCCGCCGTACCCGCGCGGCCGGGTCGGTGACCCGACGCGCCCACCGGCGCAGCGCCCACGCCACCAGCGGAAGCGTGAGGTAGAACGCGACCTCGGTGGCGAGGCTCCACGTCTGCTCCATGCCCGTCGGCATCGTCGCCGGGTCGTAGACCTGGAGCACCAGCAGGGGGAACAGGACGTCCCGTGGCCCGTCCACGGCGTCGGCGTTCAGCACCACCAGCGCGACGACCGTCAGCACCCAGTACGCGGGCACGATCCGCAGCGCCCGCCGCCAGAGGTACGGCCGCAGCGGCGTCGCCGGCCGATCGGTGAGCGTGGCCAGGGCGAGCGGGCGGTAGAGCACCAGCCCGGACAGGACGAAGAAGATCGGCACGCTGACGTCCATCGTGTTCAGCACCGGCCCGGCGACCGGGTTGCCGGGCGCGCCGTACATGTCGGAGGCGATCACGCCGGTGGTGAGCGCGACGTGGGTCAGCATGACCAGCACGGCGGCGATCCCGCGTAGTCCCTCCAGCTCCGGGAAGAAGATCCTCGCGCGTCTGTCTGTTCGGTCCTCGCGTACCGCCGTCATCACCGGCTCCTCACCGCGGACACGCCCACCTGAGTGGTCACGGCCGCCTGGTCGTCGCGGAGGCTCCCTCGCATCCGCCCTCCACACCGTGGGATCGTCCGGCCGCCGCGCGGTACGGCGCATCTTCCACCGTGCGCAGCCGACGGCGCGGGCCCGGGAGAGCGCACGGTGGAAGATGCGCGCCGTGGGACGGCCGGAGAACGATGCGGACGAGGGAAACCAGTCACCGCCCGGCGTGCGCCGCCCGGCGGCCGGTCGAACGCGGAGGT
This region includes:
- a CDS encoding GerMN domain-containing protein, with the translated sequence MTARAAAAVLLALLLAGCGVPTDDGPRAVEVPPGPFPTPGTATSTVPAGQVDEVLCFLRDDRLVPVVRRIDTPPRLDEQLQHLLAGPNQAERDNGLTTALPGGVTVAGVRLAGARAEVEVPEAGDEIGRSDEILAFGQIVCTLTARAEVDSVSFLRDGQPLGVPRADGSLSLAPLTAADYAELTRPG
- a CDS encoding NAD(P)/FAD-dependent oxidoreductase; protein product: MSGTPRDRAVVLGASMAGLFAAKVLAEAYREVVLVDRDRLADGTAPRRGVPQGRHLHGLLARGQRAIEEIFPGFTAELTASGMRSGDLGTRIRWYFDGRRLAPAETGLLVVGGWRPGIEALVRRKVLGLSGVRLIDGTDVVAPVAATDGTRITGVRIHRRDAGTPEVLDADLVVDATGRGSRTPTWLAELGYPAVPEERVKIGLTYTSARFRFRDDPFHGDVSINPVATPAHPRGAFLATLGENRGLLSLTGVLGDEPPTDRDGFLAYAQSLPVPDVIDAVRDAEFLDEPVSFRFPASVRRRYERLPRVPDGLLVVGDALCTFNPVYGQGMTVAALEALLLRRHLAATAAPRPGRFFADVARLLDAPWEVAAGGDLAHPGAEGRRGLMVRIANSYLARVQAAATRDARVTEAFLRVAGLIDPPQAIMRPSVMWRVLRRGGRPAAPVRGAATAVRPTADDRG
- a CDS encoding BON domain-containing protein, translated to MVMPWPLPENDPFHPAWDPPQPDDEDTRLAALAAQRLSIDWSTRRQQITVTVQNRVVILAGTVADVQARKTAGELVWDVPGVADVCNTLRVVERRRR
- a CDS encoding response regulator transcription factor; the protein is MTAVLVIEDDDRIRLALLLALEEEGYAARGAATAEEGLRLQRSEPADYVLVDLMLPGIDGFECIRQLRRDDDVPIVVVSARDDTHDIVAALEAGADDYVVKPVAIKELSARLRALRRRARALTGPVPVQVIGDLEISPDAGEVRRAGQPVPLTRTEFRLLCELAEHAGRVLSRQQLLQRVWGYDTGDERLVDVHVGRLRQKIEAEPGNPRHLVTLRGLGYKLQR
- a CDS encoding cell wall metabolism sensor histidine kinase WalK, which produces MRRLGLRARVTAGFAVGAALLAASMALISYDLTRRSLLDERERTAVRAAYFDAAVVRTGLDTERPDVAEVLRSLDTGSARRPLLHLDGSWYARTAETAATGVPEALHERVRAGRPAVQRVRLAGQPTLLVGVPLSERATYYELTSLRELEETFQVLALALTAVAIMVAGSGAAFGWYATRHSLRPLTAVADAAEKIAAGDFTTRLAPATDPDLTRLSTSFNDMVDQLARRIERDRRFAADVSHELRSPLQTLSAAASVLTRRRDHHDERTATAAGLVADEIDRFQQLVNDLIELARADQPAQREHVDVAALAREVCRTRTLPEDLVRVEPDTPADWRVDRRRTEQLLVNLLDNADRYGGGPVAVRLSVDAGTGVIEVDDAGAGVPEEDRDGIFDRFVRGRAAHARAGTDGTGLGLAIVAQHAAAHGGRATVGDRPGGGARFRVELPGSVG
- a CDS encoding PH domain-containing protein; protein product: MGTVEVVLALVLGLIVNEMTDLSPWLGRKLVTWSARLHYPDDHERAEIRAEEHAAIINERPGKLFKLGTGLGFLADAVLTRLRRLAGREPGGEVADDLLGARRVLPLEDEPTPGVARYLFPTERYRGEWRRHWIHPVKSVGVVAVYAVLGVLVAQQRVNPRYTGWVIAAVLVGAVLLTAHRVLGWYLGRFVITNKRLMSTEGVFVRRVGMIPLLRVTDMRYVQSPLGRLLNYGTFQLESASRRNVLRRVVDLPNPNELYLRLVEEMYEPDAVEARLGVDVTDRDAEDLSDLELALGHGTGPQWHDGVTSADAPRLDVVDPAAVRREVVLRVADLTAQLTALTEAISRLEPPPAGPAGHGDPDASVATEETSPAGPAEAPVTRPVLRPRRPRADPLPNTGD
- a CDS encoding STAS domain-containing protein, which encodes MTVVPDEHVMTLICDGCGDTAASTAVVLPDAEVVWTLVSEHGWTGSPFATGPHRCPRCTPLPTPGSAAAGPHPLGIDDLDEVDDPVPAAAEAETDALRAALAAAEEHAGRVTVDLSTVEHIDSAGLGLLVRARQEARQRGMELCLHAPSRFVLTVLHTMRLQAAFPVVPPRSGSATEPEVLV
- a CDS encoding PadR family transcriptional regulator produces the protein MARPRITSALLDVLGLLLEAWDQQTEVHGWQIMRSVRRSGPTVYAVLDQLEDAGWITGSWERRAADSPVRPRRRYYRLTPSGAEAARREVPAPVRTPPARPRPAPGFGRDAHPTPAG
- a CDS encoding acyltransferase: MTAVREDRTDRRARIFFPELEGLRGIAAVLVMLTHVALTTGVIASDMYGAPGNPVAGPVLNTMDVSVPIFFVLSGLVLYRPLALATLTDRPATPLRPYLWRRALRIVPAYWVLTVVALVVLNADAVDGPRDVLFPLLVLQVYDPATMPTGMEQTWSLATEVAFYLTLPLVAWALRRWARRVTDPAARVRRIVLPLGGVVLVGAAFAAYHHLPSMGAFPAQHLWPTEYVGYLAAGMVLATLSAVAEVAPERQPAVYRFLGRFPGVAWLGALAAYALACSPVSGPNEMNYPPLGAAMVDHTLYLAIAVLAVAPLALPTGRPRYMRAVLSNPVVAFLGRISYGVFLWHVFHLWLFFGLTGTPLGTGNFWLVTATILGASVVTATASWFLVERPAMRLRPRLGRAPVDPGAEAPRTVPEQPAVSDALPGWATGTATPVAPVAPVTSAN